The Enterobacter huaxiensis sequence TGACCAGAACGGGATAACCCGCCAGCGTGCGCGCTTCAAACCACGCAATGCGGTTGTCGGTATCGACGGTTTTATCGTTCCAGATAGCGGCCGTATGCAGCACCGCGTGGTTATATATTTCGCCGATCGCGGCGCAATCCTCTTTGCTGGCATGACGAACAATCATGGGTGACCCTCTCTGTGTACTGTTCACTATAGTAGTACGATATTGTCACGATATTACACAAGAGACCGCCCGTACCGCTACGGCATAAGCCATATTTTTTTGTTATGAAAACAGCATTGTAATGCGCTTCATACACTATAGTATGACGTCATGAACACTATGACAGACAATATGAATCAACGGATTAGCGCGCGAATTCGCATCGAACGCGAGTCCCGCGGCTGGTCGTTGAGCGAGCTGGCTGACCGGGCAGGCGTCTCGCGGGCGATGATCCACAAGATAGAGCGCGGGGACAGTAGCCCAACGGCGACGCTGCTCGCGCGGTTATCCGGTGCCTTTGGTATCAGCATGTCGACGCTGATTGCGCGAGCGGAGATGCAGGAAGGCAAGCTTCTGCGCCTGGCCAATCAGCCCGTCTGGCGCGATCCGCAGTCCCACTACCTGCGTCGCCATGTGTCCCCCCGTACGGATTTGCCTATCGACCTGGTCCAGGTTGAGCTTCCGGCAGGCAGCGATGTGCCGATGCCCGCATCGTCATACGCCCTCGCACGTCAGCTGATCTGGCTGCAGTCCGGCGAGCTGGTGTTTCAGGAAGGGGATACGCGGCATGAAATGAAGGCCGGAGATTGCCTGGAACTGGGGCCACCGAACGACTGCCGCTTTATCAATGAAACGGATGAATCCTGCATTTATCTGGTCGTTCGGCTTAATCAGTCCGGCTCGTAATGCTAAAGCGGCCTGTCCGATAAGGGTCTAGTCTCTACTGACATTTGCACGACATACAGGAGCGATCTATGAGTCAATCTACCACGCAAAATCGTCGCTGGGTGCTGGCCTCCCGCCCGCACGGCGCGCCGTCTGCAGACAATTTTCGGTTAGAAGAACAGCCGGTTCCCACCCCCAAAGAGGGGCATGTGCTGCTGCGCACGGTCTGGCTTTCGCTGGATCCTTACATGCGCGGCCGCATGAGCGATGCGCCTTCCTATTCACCGCCGGTAGAAATTGGCGCGGTGATGGTGGGCGGTACGGTCAGCCGCGTCGAGCAGTCGAACCATCCCGATTTCACGCCGGGCGAATGGGTGCTGGGCTACAGCGGCTGGCAGGCGTATGAGCTGTCAGACGGCAGCGGCCTGGTGAAGCTGGGCGAAAACCCGTCGCATCCGTCCTGGGCGCTGGGCGTGATGGGGATGCCGGGCTTCACCGCGTATATGGGTCTGCTCGATATCGGCCAGCCGAAGGCGGGTGAAACCCTGGTGGTGGCTGCGGCTACCGGGCCGGTTGGCGCGACGGTGGGGCAGATCGGTAAAATCAAAGGCTGTCGGGTTATCGGCGTTGCGGGCGGTGCTGAGAAATGCCGCCATGCCGTCGAGGTGCTGGGATTCGACCAGTGCCTGGATCACCGCGCTGCTGATTTCGAGGCGCAGCTGGCGGCGGCCTGTCCGCAGGGTATTGACGTTTATTATGAAAACGTGGGCGGGAAGGTCTTTGATGCCGTGTTGCCGTTGCTGAACACCGCCGCGCGCGTGCCGGTGTGTGGGCTGGTGAGCGGCTACAATGCGACAGGTCTACCGGACGGACCGGATCGCCTGCCGCTGCTGATGGCGACCATCCTCAAGAAACGTATTCGCATGCAGGGGTTCATCATCGGGCAGGACTATGGACACCGCATCAGCGAGTTCCAGGAAGAGATGGGACGCTGGGTTCAGGAAGGCAAAATCCACTATCGTGAGCAAGTCACTGAGGGGCTGGAGAAGGCGCCAGAGACGCTCATTGGCCTTCTTGAAGGCAAAAATTTTGGTAAGGTCGTGATACGCGTCGCAGCGGACAACGGTTAAAACGGTTATGGCGGGTTTTTCCCGCCATATTTATTTGTGAAGATACGATATATTGTCTTTAATTAACCTGCACAGCTTACCGCTTCGTCAACGCTGATGAGTAAGCGAGCAATAAATAAACAACTTTGTACGACTTGGCGTTTAATACGCACTTCCCACCACCAGGCATGCGATACAGGATATATCGAAGCCGCGTCATTTTTTAAACTGGCGCTTAAAAAAAGCATAATGTTTTTGTTATGGGAATAGAACATGCTTGATTTGGATCATTTACAAAAAGCGCAAAGAATCAGTCTTACTATGCAAGTTGAGATTAGCCTGAAAGGAGCTTTAATTACCGGTTCACTAAAACCCGGCGCCCGGCTGATCACCAAAGAGATTGCTGATAAATTAGGCACCAGCATCACGCCAGTTCGGGAGGCATTGCTGCGGTTGGTCTCCGCAGGCGCGCTCCATGCCACACCCGCGCAGGCGTTTCTGGTGCCCGAAGTCACGTTGGATCGTTATAACGAAATAAATGCTATCCGCAAGCAGCTTGAACCGATGGCGGTCGCTGCGGCCTGCGCAAATATGTCGGATACGAAACTCAGCGCGTTACGCACGCTGTCTGACAGTTTCCATGACGCAATGCAGAAAGGGAACGTACAGCAGGCGCTGCATGCCAACCGCGTATTCCGTTTTACGCTCTATGAATATGCAGAAATGCCGACGCTGAGCGCGCTGATTGAGCAGCTCTGGGTGCGTATCGGACCGTGCATCAATTATTTGCAGGAAGAGCTGAAGGATGTCCCATCCGAAACCTACCACTACGCCGACCTGCTGTCCGCGCTGGAGCGAAGGGACGTCACTGCCAGCCAGAAAGCGATCGACAGAGCCATTGATGAAGCCAATATACTTTTACAACGGCAATATTTTAGTTGAGGGATTATTTCGGCGTGCACGAAAGGTATATTTCGACTTTTTTAAATAAAAAGTCCCTAATGCAAATTATATCTGGAACGTTATTTCATTTTCGCAAGTCGCTAATTTCCCGGCAGCGCTGCGCTGCCGGGTTTTAGTTACTCGAAACGATAAGAGACCGACAGTCCTACGCCATAGTTACGGCCAGGTGCCGGTTCGTAATAACGCCCGTTAGATTCATTCACAATCACC is a genomic window containing:
- a CDS encoding helix-turn-helix domain-containing protein, coding for MNTMTDNMNQRISARIRIERESRGWSLSELADRAGVSRAMIHKIERGDSSPTATLLARLSGAFGISMSTLIARAEMQEGKLLRLANQPVWRDPQSHYLRRHVSPRTDLPIDLVQVELPAGSDVPMPASSYALARQLIWLQSGELVFQEGDTRHEMKAGDCLELGPPNDCRFINETDESCIYLVVRLNQSGS
- a CDS encoding NADP-dependent oxidoreductase, whose amino-acid sequence is MSQSTTQNRRWVLASRPHGAPSADNFRLEEQPVPTPKEGHVLLRTVWLSLDPYMRGRMSDAPSYSPPVEIGAVMVGGTVSRVEQSNHPDFTPGEWVLGYSGWQAYELSDGSGLVKLGENPSHPSWALGVMGMPGFTAYMGLLDIGQPKAGETLVVAAATGPVGATVGQIGKIKGCRVIGVAGGAEKCRHAVEVLGFDQCLDHRAADFEAQLAAACPQGIDVYYENVGGKVFDAVLPLLNTAARVPVCGLVSGYNATGLPDGPDRLPLLMATILKKRIRMQGFIIGQDYGHRISEFQEEMGRWVQEGKIHYREQVTEGLEKAPETLIGLLEGKNFGKVVIRVAADNG
- a CDS encoding GntR family transcriptional regulator — protein: MLDLDHLQKAQRISLTMQVEISLKGALITGSLKPGARLITKEIADKLGTSITPVREALLRLVSAGALHATPAQAFLVPEVTLDRYNEINAIRKQLEPMAVAAACANMSDTKLSALRTLSDSFHDAMQKGNVQQALHANRVFRFTLYEYAEMPTLSALIEQLWVRIGPCINYLQEELKDVPSETYHYADLLSALERRDVTASQKAIDRAIDEANILLQRQYFS